In the Helicoverpa zea isolate HzStark_Cry1AcR chromosome 27, ilHelZeax1.1, whole genome shotgun sequence genome, one interval contains:
- the LOC124643235 gene encoding DAZ-associated protein 2-like, translating to MADKKVTPPLGAYPQPQPPQGPFLPAPPHQAAPQYGVAGGSPYGVTFGGAGAGAGGVYAPPPYEQLQHHQAIPALSQQLPMYSPAAAMYAAAAGYPGYIGYPVQYYPYYPTAVQPSIQPLRPTIMIPNGFEAGGRFEGLAQTLLPPAPPGVPPSPAHLAAIQPHQVLWR from the exons ATGGCAGACAAGAAAG TGACGCCGCCGCTGGGCGCGTACCCACAGCCGCAGCCGCCGCAGGGACCCTTCCTGCCGGCGCCGCCGCACCAAGCTGCGCCGCAGTATGGAG TGGCGGGCGGGTCTCCGTACGGCGTGACGTTCGgtggcgcgggcgcgggcgcgggcggggtGTACGCGCCGCCGCCCTACGAGCAGCTGCAGCATCACCAGGCTATACCGGCGCTGAGCCAGCAGCTGCCT ATGTACAGTCCAGCAGCAGCGATGTACGCGGCGGCGGCCGGCTACCCGGGCTACATCGGCTACCCCGTGCAATACTACCCGTACTACCCCACCGCCGTGCAGCCCTCCATACAGCCGCTGCGGCCCACTATTATGATTCCT AACGGCTTCGAGGCGGGCGGGCGGTTCGAGGGCCTGGCGCAGACGCTGctgccgcccgcgccgcccggcgTGCCGCCCTCTCCCGCGCATCTCGCCGCCATACAGCCGCACCAAGTGCT TTGGCGCTAG
- the LOC124643409 gene encoding mediator of RNA polymerase II transcription subunit 16 — MELIYSMRRKPLKCEPPHFESVTDHDVVRPICTISTCNIIAFSSPTELDDTEGDTWGGHVYVCDLDTPWDSHKVTSTVHPISALEWDIEGKQLLVATTVGDVSVYTQKDYLLNEWTCEYSASFPGEHIIRATFFHNGRRLVMVDKKPDAPITERIQVLRSTPTLKGFGGVPCEGALILTATGLVGTLTPDGTSAHVTTDCLRPTRDHITSASIAHKNGSIVIAALSRAGGAAGRWCVRCAGATLASAPAPALSLKPLPTIYLPQQPVSVTWCGREDADSLLVAGSTLAMWKLTERAHQVHKLFAKGPLQGSTTPGGGPKPASDCFNTLAWQKTAAWGVEGGADAVGACSARLASAPHAVLATPHALHLLARDTHHYLCSRAVVSAGAGTVEAASTPPKKTKYGPNAAPSGGACAIVSCVEMSALGGAVLAVDTHAQLHLYKLPQPWQDIPTPMAVQHATNLLEYALVAGYDCLDVLLACTGANKHNILELIYERLTESFQRQPPAFQQYYFHSWLKMRIAICRVIPTAQSSASWLTCLQSVQAAWAAAALALRPDDKPDAAPLQALLDDHDKTLMAIESKPEILPESLWLQPLRLALQRALDIGLTALLALAHQHQHQIHPHHYELWLDAGAVSVLRKLCRVARAAGRGAARAADALARPLARLATAPQPKQDLVDECIVLSTQWTGARVWESLPRCSVAAPHSKIWPLYLEYGVEPEALRYNPEPPAYAQCETTPSITMDAIRYMYLGGGSRPARWRQCARCGSRALAAAHPNKHPLQGAYDGRFLSACRCGGKWTLFSNI, encoded by the exons ATGGAATTAATATACTCCATGAGGCGTAAGCCTCTGAAATGCGAACCACCGCATTTCGAAAG TGTAACAGACCATGATGTGGTACGACCAATCTGCACGATATCAACATGCAACATCATAGCGTTCTCATCCCCCACGGAGCTGGACGACACGGAGGGAGACACGTGGGGTGGTCACGTGTATGTGTGTGATCTTGACACACCCTGGGACAGCCACAAAGTTACCAGCACTGTGCATCCT ATATCAGCACTAGAATGGGACATAGAAGGCAAGCAGCTACTGGTGGCCACCACCGTGGGGGATGTCTCCGTCTACACTCAGAAGGATTACCTGCTCAATGAGTGGACCTGCGAGTACTCTGCTAGCTTCCCAG GTGAGCACATAATCCGAGCGACATTCTTCCACAACGGTCGCCGCCTAGTCATGGTGGACAAGAAGCCCGACGCACCCATCACTGAGAGGATACAGGTGCTGCGCTCCACGCCTACGCTTAAAGGATTTGG CGGCGTACCATGCGAAGGCGCCCTGATCCTGACGGCCACAGGTCTAGTGGGGACTCTCACCCCGGACGGCACGTCAGCACACGTCACCACCGACTGTCTGCGCCCCACCAGAGACCACATCACCTCTGCTAGCATCGCACATAAGA ACGGCAGCATAGTAATAGCAGCGCTGTcccgcgcgggcggcgcggcggggcgcTGGTGCGTGCGCTGCGCCGGCGCCACGCTGGCGTctgcgcccgcgcccgcgctctCGCTCAAACCTCTCCCTACTATATACCTGCCGCAGCAGCCTG TGTCGGTAACGTGGTGTGGCCGCGAGGACGCGGACTCGCTGCTGGTGGCGGGCAGCACGCTCGCCATGTGGAAGCTGACGGAGCGGGCGCATCAGGTGCACAAGCTCTTCGCTAAGG GTCCTCTTCAAGGCAGCACCACACCGGGAGGTGGACCGAAGCCGGCAAGCGACTGTTTCAATACATTG GCTTGGCAGAAGACAGCAGCATGGGGTGTGGAGGGCGGCGCAGACGCAGTGGGCGCGTGCAGCGCGCGGCTCGCGTCTGCGCCGCACGCCGTGCTCGCCACGCCACACGCGCTACATCTACTGGCGAGGGATACACACCACTAT CTATGCAGTCGCGCGGTAGTGTCGGCCGGCGCAGGCACTGTGGAGGCGGCCTCTACGCCGCCCAAGAAGACTAAATATGGACCCAATGCGGCACCG AGTGGCGGCGCATGCGCGATCGTGTCGTGCGTGGAGATGTCGGCGCTGGGCGGCGCCGTGCTCGCCGTCGACACGCACGCGCAGCTGCACCTCTACAAGCtgccgcagccctggcaggacATAC CGACGCCCATGGCAGTGCAGCACGCGACGAACCTACTGGAATACGCTCTAGTGGCCGGGTACGATTGCCTGGACGTGCTGCTCGCTTGCACCGGCGCCAACAAGCATAATATACTCGAACTTATATACGAAAG ACTGACGGAATCATTCCAGCGGCAGCCGCCCGCCTTCCAGCAGTATTACTTCCACAGCTGGCTGAAAATGAGGATAGCAATTTGCAG AGTGATCCCAACTGCGCAGAGCAGTGCGTCGTGGCTCACCTGCCTGCAGAGCGTGCAGGCGGCGTGGGCGGCAGCGGCGCTGGCGCTGCGCCCGGACGACAAGCCCGACGCCGCGCCGCTGCAGGCGCTGCTCGACGACCACGACAAG ACCCTGATGGCTATAGAATCGAAGCCGGAAATCCTGCCGGAGTCATTATGGCTGCAGCCTTTACGCCTCGCGTTACAACGTGCGCTGGACATCGGGCTGACGGCCCTGTTGGCGCTCGCCCACCAGCATCAGCATCAGATACATCCTCACCA TTACGAGCTGTGGCTGGACGCGGGCGCGGTGTCGGTGCTGCGCAAGCTGTGCCGCgtggcgcgggcggcggggcgcggcgcggcgcgagcGGCCGACGCGCTCGCCCGCCCGCTCGCCCGCCTCGCTACTGCGCCGCAGCCCAAGCAGGACCTAGTGG ACGAGTGCATTGTGCTGAGCACGCAGTGGACGGGCGCGCGCGTGTGGGAGTCGCTGCCGCGCTGCAGCGTCGCCGCGCCGCACTCGAAGATCTGGCcgctatat ttgGAGTACGGTGTAGAGCCTGAAGCGTTGCGATATAACCCCGAGCCGCCGGCGTACGCGCAATGTGAAACGACACCATCTATTACTATGGACGCTATACG CTACATGTACCTGGGCGGCGGGTCTCGTCCGGCGCGCTGGCGGCAGTGCGCGCGCTGCGGCTCGCGCGCACTGGCCGCCGCGCATCCCAACAAGCATCCGCTGCAGGGAGCCTATGATGGACGGTTTCTGTCCGCTTGCAG ATGCGGAGGAAAATGgacattattttctaatatataa